TGAAGTCATCAAGCATCCATATCACTAAGGTTTGAGCAAAAATAAGCTAATAACTAGTAGGCTTTAATCCAGTCAGTCATGGAGTTCTGAAGATACGTTTACAAATAGGATCAAACCACAGGGATATGCAAAGATACTACTAGGAATTTAAATGGCTGTGCACAATCTGCTGAGAACTGTCTCGCAATAAGTTTTGTATGTGAGCTATTTCTGCCGCAATAGACAAGGGAAATGACCTTGTTCGATATGTGAGTACAAAGCATACAATGGAGATTTCAGGCACTGCATGATGCACATAAAGGCAACAGAGCACTCAAGCACGCTGAAAAAATTTGCTGTTCCAAAAGAATGCAAGTGCCAGGTCGTAATTATTCATAAAAAAGATGCGTCTTACATAACATGAATCGTCCGGAAACGAAGTGTAAGTTCCTTTTCATGATCTGCAAGGAAACATTATGGTGCTCATATTTCTTATATTTCTTCCCGTGTGCCCACTGACTCCCTTCAACAAATGAACTCAGCTCAGTTGCCGATGAAATGCAACATGCCATGTGTCGATGCAGCGATATGGTTATGGCTGTCCGACTGCCTCTGGGGTGTTGAGACAAGTTCAAGCACACTGAACACTGGCTACAGGGCACCACTATTGGATACGGAGTGGTCAATGCAGTTGCTCCTCGAATTCCCCACGCACGCTGATACGACCGCGTAGTAATGGGCGAAAGACTCGGCGTTTGACAAGACATCGTTCATAATGCTCATTCATAAAAGGAACAGCCCAACAACCTAAATGTGGCTGTTAGAAAAATAGGACAGGAGGTCAAATATCGCGTTTCGAAGCATTTTAAAGCGTTGCGTGTACGTCGCTGAAACCAGATCACTTAGTGCATTCCCGAATTTCAAATTCAGAATAACATGGCACATTCGCTGCTCCTGCTGGTTGCTGCACGGGGCATTACGGCAAGGACTGTCCTTGCTAGTGTACTTGCCGTAATGCCTCGTGCAGACATGCAGCAACCAGCAGGGACAGCGAATAGCTAGCTTGGTAACTAATATGGACGAGACGCTTCCAAAAAAATGCATCCCTGGACGGTCATAACTTGCACTAATACGACGCCCATTGTGATAACTTTTCATATAAGGGCAAATCAGAAACACTGCTCTAGCATGGGAGAGAAACTTACCTCTGCCTTGGTAAAGTTTTTTTCAAATTCTATTAACAGTTCCTCACAATCCAACAGGTTCTTCCGAGGTTCCCAAGTATCTTCACTCGGACCGAAGTTTTTCCACCTTATAAGAtactcttcaattttctttttgcCCTGGCCACGGATCCGGTACTTTAATATCTTCTCCACCTATTTAAGATTTATAAAAGAAAGTGGCATTTCAATATAACAGGCGAAAACAGCTGTCTGTTATGTACACTGTAACAGGGAATTCAAACGGAACGCACATAATGGCGCGCCGAATTTGACAGCGTACTACCTCATAAACATCTGCTTCGTCAGAACCGGACATCGCACAAAACACTGCAAACTGCTTTGCACTTCAGTCGAGTACACACACAGTTGACGCTACTGCGCAAAATCGGAATTCAAACAAACGATTTCTTGTAACAGCCACAAACCACAGCGTTCATCCGTTTAGCCACTATCGTCGCTAGTAGTCGCCAGCATCGTTAGCGTCACACATTGCGCTCGGTTGTCAAGGCCaaccataggtgttctgtggccctGTGGTCCAATGGCCAAAGTTTATTTCTTTCCTCCATACAGCTTCTCTAAGTTTTTTCCCCATGATCCAAGAACGCATAGATTGTATACCCTAACAGTAACGTTAAAACTGCGTTAAAAGCACTCCGGAGTGACAAATCACAAAAGGCGTCATTAAATTAGTGCGCTGGGAATGTACGTTTATCTTTCTTtatataaaatttttgctaaaAATTTTTGTAGGTATCTATTTTTAAAAAGCTCAGAATTTTACTAAATTGTAAATCTTGTAAGTCCAATTCAATTTTGTATGTCCAAATTCATGCGTCTTTTACGCCCAGCGACGGTTCCCAAAGGCTATGGTTTTGATCATGGCATGGCATGGCGCGCAATACAGTACGTCATGGCCGCCATATTTTAGACAGGTATGATTTAGACATAGCCTCCGAGATTAAAAGCTACAATTTAGATTAATCCAGACATTTAGATCCCTCATAGATCATTAGCAGAGCCAATCCAAACCAACGTGCAAAATGGCAGGCAATCAAAGGCGCAACAAAGTGTCGGGTGCTATGAAATGGGATGCAGCTACTGCGAAACAGACATCTACAGGCCGGAAACCTCTTGGAGAACCTATGTCTGTCCCACAGGTTCTTGTAATGGTAGGACTGCACCTGTGTCGTCGTGTGGTGGTGGTTGAACCGCGTGTTAAAGTGCCCCTGTACCTTGGTGTATTGCTGATCGGGTCCGTGATGTGCGACTTCTTCCCCATTCCGCGTACTTACCTGTCGCGCAAGGACAACGTGTTTAATACGTATTTCGTCAAGGTCGCCTGGGGATGGACACTCATCACGGTGGGACTGTTCGTAGCCGTCTCAAGTTGGGTATACTGTTGCGGTGATCGCGCGCTTGTCAGGCGGCATTTGAGTCGTCTCGCCGTCGGCACGGCTGCGTGGTTCTTGACGACGAATTTTTTTGTAGTGTTTGAAACGTACACGGGCCGCTGTACTGTTGACAAACATGGAACGAGGGAAGCATGCTTCAGGGCTGGCCAGCGTTGGTTTGGATTTGACATTTCGGGCCATGCGTTTCTGCTCATTTTCTGCAACCTAATGATTGCCGAAGAAGCACGAAGTTTCTGTGGCTGGGAGAGGATCGGAGAGTTGCTTAGAAATGAGAAGTACGATGATGACAGCCCTCTGAAGGAGCTGCCAGCCGAGCAGCTGCGCCTGCTGCATGACGCGTACCCACGGCTGACGCCATTTGTGCGCCTGCTGTTCGTGGCTTTGACCTGCCTTTCGCTTCTCTGGGATTTGATGCTTGTGTGCACAGTGCTATATTTTCACAGCATGGCCCAGAAAATACTTGGCGGCGTAATAGGCATTGTGGAGTGGTACATGCTGTATCGCGTCTGGTACACTATGACTTGGTCTCCGGGCCTTCCTGGAAAAGGACTTTTCAAGTATCGTGACGTCCAAAGGAAGAAAACGCAAGGGTCTCGGAACTGAGCAGTTGTCTAGTGTTTACACGTTGACTTACCCTCGTTACATCAGGTGTGCCTCCATCAACAGACATCATTGGCGACTGGTATTCAGTATCAAACCATCTGGAAGTACGAGTAGACTTGTGCAAGAAAGACAGTGAAATGCACAACACGCGGAAGCCTGAAGCGACCGTAGGTGTTACTGTGATAATTGGAGGCATGTTGCATTGCTACGTGGAAGTGCTTGTATTTGTGCACACATATCTTGCAATGacggaaaaaaacaaaacaaaattcagTTCTACAGCTGGTCAACTTTCTCAGTGTTGTTGAACTTTCTTTTAATGTTTGAAAAAGAATATGGTGTTTGTATACACACGTGTTAACAAACAGGCGCCCATTACAGTACCTGTTTGTTAACTTGTCCGTGTACTTTTTGTGTGCGCTGTAGTTTAACAATGACAGAAGTTGGTGCTTTAACAGCTGAAGCCCAGAATTCTGATTCCATCGCTCAGGGCACCTATCTGCTGCATTAAAAAATTCTGGGCACAAATTCTCGCTGCTATGAGAATAGGCACTGATAAAGATGTATAGAACAGTGGATTTTATGTGGAAGTCCTGGTTCTCTGAACTGAATTTAATGCTGTCATGTGAACTACATTGTACTTGGAGCAATGGTGTCATTACTAGATCATAATTTAATGCTGTCTTTGCAAACTTGTGCTTAGTATAAAAATGTATGCAGCTTTCTCATAACTCAGAGCGAGCATTAGTAATTGAGCATTTGTTTTTACATAAATTGCATTTCATTTGGAGGCAGAAAAGTTTAACGtgtaatttgaaaaaaaagtgcACATCCATTAAAAACCAAAGTCTGTGGTGTCATTCAATGTTGTTAGTGCTGTGGCTCAAGCAGGAGACAAATTGAAAAGGTAAGCAATGCTTTCAATTGTGATTTTCTCCACTATAAAGCCATCTCATTTTGTGAAACAGGTGCTCATATGGTTCTAAATGTGATGTACCCATCAGTGCACTTCGAAATATAGAATGACAAACCCTTTACATGGTCTGGTTGTTAGGTGATGATCAGTAGTTTGCAATATTAAACAATGTCTGCAAAAAACAAGAGAAAATGATGTTCATTGTAGCCCAGTTCAGTAGTTTCGCTGCATTTTTAAGCCTACTATATAGAGCTCTTGGACTGTCTTTCCAGAATAAGGCTACTTTATCCAGACTGTCAACTGGGCACTCCCTATTGTAGTTGTTACattgctgccctgcactgggtTGAAGCAAGTGCTATGGGATGCTGATCAGTACAAAAGTATGTAGTGGTAGCCATGGGAATTGAACTCTTATATTCTGGGTTCAGAAGCATATAGGTATCTTTCATCTCCCTTGCTGCACTAGTTAAGAAGTGCAAGCCAGCAATTGTGTAAGCTGTTTTCAGGAGACAACGTGACTCTGTGCATGTTGACTTATTGCATTGAGGCCTGAGTGTTTCACAATACTCCTTAGTTAAAGCACAGATTGGGGCAAGTATGTATAGTGCCTGGATGATTGATTATCAGGACATGTTGGCAAGGCTTACAGTGCACTAAGTTCTATTCAGCTGGATTACTTTCTTGTATGCTGTTTTCTTGGGTGAACAAGTTGCATAAGTGATCACCATTTTGTTGCACCATGCACTACTGCGATGGGAGTTCACAGTGAGAATCAAAACGGACTGCATTTCTTTGTGCATATTCATTCTGAAGGGTTATCCAGATACCTGTGGCAGACGACACTGCTCATCTATTGTTGCACTTTTCCTGATTTACTCGTGCAATAAGGCACCTTGCACGACACAAACTTTTGGTGCTGTTGAGCACTGGTGCAGCAAGTGCAGCCACATCCAGGCACCCTTTTCTGGAACACCATTTGGTTTCAGTACAAACACAGCCACGCAATTCCATATACAAACTGTCGGCAGGGCCTTATGTTAGTGCAGTTGCTACTTTAAAAACAAAAAATTTTCTGTCGTGAATAGCTGCAGATCATTGGACGGTGACAACAAAGCAGAGAGCAGCACTGTGCTGCAAGGATGAAGAAACAAAACATGGTGTAATGAAAAGACAAATCTTGTTGCATCAACATTCAACAATACAAGATGCTTTGCAATGAATACTATGTAAATCCTGTTTGCCTAAACAGAGAATGCCTATAACTTTACACAGACAGAACATGGGTTTAGGAATGTGAAGACCTTTATTTCTAATGAGAATGTAACGCTATAGTTGAGGTGCCCTTCAACAGATATTTGCACTGCCATTGCCTTTATGTTGATAAAAGAAAGTGGGTACCAGGAATCGAAGCCGCTACCAAAGGCCttcaatgcctttttttttttacggtcaCAAAACTCATGTAATGTTATGCCATAACGCTGGTGCAGACAGAAGGGTGTTGGAGTAGACACCATATGGATGCCATAAATGTGTACATACTCCAACTATTGTGCAAAGGTCGACTGCCATTTGTAGTGTGTGAACATTGTTAGTGCAAATGGCAATTTAATGCTCCATTTCTGTACATCTCGCCCAGTGCGGTGACAGCAATTCTTTGCAACAGCGACAATGCCTAACATTTGTTGTGTGCCTACATGTTTGTTCGGTTATGAGGGCATCAACAAAAAGAACTGTTTTGTTTCCCCACTGAAGTGCACCTTAGAGGCAAGTAGAAGTGAGCAAATCAGTGGCGAGAAATTCTCGGCTTCACATAACTCTAAACACTTTCGCTGGTGTGAAAGATTGTTTTTACGTGAGTGATCTGAGTTCAAAGCAGACTCCATCCCGAGGATTTATGAATGCCAAGCCAAAGCAACAGTCTTGTCCAGTGAATAGGTATATCGTCCACTTACATTATAGTAGTCTACAGTTGCCATCAGACAATTGCTTTATGATAACTAATTTGCCCTTTTATTAAATGAACAGACTATCCTGCAAAGTATTGCTTGACTAGTACATGTCGGGGCCTGAACTCGAACAAAAAAAAGTTCTTGAACTAAAATTATAAGAGCAGATGCCAGTCAATCACGATGGCAGACATAGTATTAACTTCAGAAGGATGGTTTGCCGGGTGAATTGATATACCGTTCTAGAGACAAAAACAGCATGAAAAAAACTTGATACAAGAAAGGAAGATGGACACAGTGCCAAGTATAAACTGAATGTTGTAGTAAAATCGCACAAATGCTGCCACTGCTACCACTCAGTGAATTGGCCCATTAAACAAATCGTCTGCTAAATTTTGTAAAGATCCATGAAAGCAGCTTGCCTTCAAGCATTTAAAAGTGATATAAGGTCACCATTCCATGCTACTCTTCTTTGCCTCTCTCCTTCCTTCCTCCCTGTCCCTGCATTCAGAATTCTCAATGTTCTGCATCTTTGCTGCCTTCCATGGTGCAGGTGTGGTTGTGGCTCTCGGTTGACACAAATTAATTTCTCTAGATTTGCCATTGTATGTTCACTATGCAAACAAGGTGAGAAACTGTGTGTCAGGCACTTTTGCTGGGGAAAGATTCGCGTGAACGCACGGCCTTGGTCAACCAAGTGTGGCTAACTCCTACTGACGGCAGCGTGTCTGGTGGCACCAATTCTTTCCCTGTATGAAAATTTTGGGGAAGTTTCCCAACCAGAAGAGAAGTACTGAAGGATGCTGTTGCTACTGTAGTTGTGGCATATTCGACTAGTCATTTCAGAAAACTCTGGAAGCACCACCAGTGTAGTGCTTCCACAACCACAAGGTAGTTTTAAGGCTGTATTATGGGAGCAAGGTATCAAGTATTGATAATCAGGCTTCAGTATTGCCATTAGACCCTATACGGCGCGCAGTAAAGTGTCATagagttttctgcaaaaattactagaggcaaCTCTGGGGTGATAACTACCATGGGGTGATGGTTAATAATGCACGAATTTGTCTAtaatcttcatgcttgtggctttAAATGTCCTTGTGATATTCCTTATTCTTATTTTTATAAATTTCCAAGAACTTGTTGTCTAAACACAGCAAGGCAATTAATCTCCCACACATGCATAATTATTATGGATTGTTGCAATTATAATGCAATATTTTGGTGAAAATGGTTCATTTGCAAAGTTGCAAAGCCTTTCGAAACCAGAAGTgctaagtttaggcaaattcatgtactgcCCACCTCTATGCTGCCCACCATTCTCACCCTGGCTGAACCTATATACTTGAAGCTGCCATAGACACTAACAGCAGTTTGCCCTTGTAATTTTTAAAAGAAACTTAAAGCATAGTTGCTGTCTTTTACTACCTTTGAAACACTATAAGGCAATCCTGAAGTGACCAGTAATATATGCTGTAAGAGATCACAATAATCGCCTCAAGTACCATATCAAAATTTTGCATAAGAGCAGGAAATATATTTCTGTTGGGCCACGAACAGTAAACTGTAGAAGTAATACACTAACAAATAAAATTTCTTGTGCAACAGCCAGGTCTAGTCTGTATTGTGAGAGaaacaatatttaaaaaatttaGTTTTGCTTAGTGTCCCTAATATTTCCAGAAAAATATATCCTTGACAGTTAGAATTTTCAGATATTGCATGTGTACACAGCATTTGCATCCTCTAGTACTGTTCAGAACAACAGCATTGCCTCCTAAATACTGAGTTAATTTGCAATAGACACTATCTATACAATTCTTTAAGGATGGGCAAAAATTTGTAAATATACAGGATCTTTTTATTTGCGCAAATTACTCGGATCCGAGTTCACCAAATCTATAATACTTTTTTTTAATAGCTTGGTTGTGTGAAACACCTGGCATTTTTTTATGGTATAAATTTCAACACTTCCAACTACGAAGAAACGTGTATAATGAAGTGTCTTAAACTTTGAAGGCTTTTGGGACAGAAGCATGACGATTGCAGCTGCTCTGTCCTTAGAGTGTTTGGAACATACAGAAGCAGTGTTGTATAAAGGTTATGCTGCAGTCAGGGTGCTGTTCTGAAGCAAAGCATGGTACATACATCAACTAAATGTTAAAAAGTATCCCTTCAACAGGATCTTTATGCCACCAGGTGGTGTTATGGAAAAGTGCTCAGGGATTGGCAAGTTTGAGCTGTCTTCAAGCTGAAGCTTTTGGCAAGCAGAGCTCATCAAGTGTATTTTCAGCAGCTCAGCTCATCCGTACAAGAAAGTTAAGTTCCTCCTGCACATACCTTAAAGACATGTTGAACTCATCCTCATACAATGCTGAGCCGTGCTACACACAACATAATTTTGATGTGGAGAAAACAAGGTTGTTAGAATGCCTTTAAATGGGGTCAATGCTGAATTGTCCATGTCATGCATACACATGGCCCAATCACACGGCAACCAGTC
This Dermacentor albipictus isolate Rhodes 1998 colony chromosome 1, USDA_Dalb.pri_finalv2, whole genome shotgun sequence DNA region includes the following protein-coding sequences:
- the Fitm gene encoding acyl-coenzyme A diphosphatase FITM2, with amino-acid sequence MAGNQRRNKVSGAMKWDAATAKQTSTGRKPLGEPMSVPQVLVMVGLHLCRRVVVVEPRVKVPLYLGVLLIGSVMCDFFPIPRTYLSRKDNVFNTYFVKVAWGWTLITVGLFVAVSSWVYCCGDRALVRRHLSRLAVGTAAWFLTTNFFVVFETYTGRCTVDKHGTREACFRAGQRWFGFDISGHAFLLIFCNLMIAEEARSFCGWERIGELLRNEKYDDDSPLKELPAEQLRLLHDAYPRLTPFVRLLFVALTCLSLLWDLMLVCTVLYFHSMAQKILGGVIGIVEWYMLYRVWYTMTWSPGLPGKGLFKYRDVQRKKTQGSRN